Proteins encoded together in one Passer domesticus isolate bPasDom1 chromosome 6, bPasDom1.hap1, whole genome shotgun sequence window:
- the MDK gene encoding midkine isoform X1, with product MQVRSLFLLLALILVAATAEAGKNKKEKAKKDGSKCEDWRWGPCVPNSKDCGLGYREGTCKDESKKLKCKIPCNWKKKFGADCKYKFESWGGCSAQTGLKTRSGILKKALYNAQCEETVYVTKPCSSKIKSKSKAKKGKGKD from the exons ATGCAGGTTCGGagtctcttcctcctcctggcaCTGATCCTGGTGGCTGCCACCGCCGAGGCTGGCAAGAACAAGAAAG AAAAGGCAAAGAAGGATGGCTCCAAGTGTGAGGACTGGCGCTGGGGACCCTGTGTTCCCAACAGTAAGGACTGCGGCCTGGGCTACCGCGAGGGAACTTGCAAAGATGAGAGTAAGAAGCTCAAGTGCAAGATCCCCTgcaactggaagaagaaatttggag CCGACTGCAAGTACAAGTTTGAGAGCTGGGGAGGTTGTAGTGCTCAGACAGGCCTGAAGACTCGCTCTGGCATCCTGAAGAAAGCCCTGTACAATGCCCAGTGTGAGGAGACTGTCTATGTGACCAAGCCCTGCTCCTCCAAGATCAAGTCGAAGTCCAAAG
- the MDK gene encoding midkine isoform X2 codes for MKGRMQVRSLFLLLALILVAATAEAGKNKKEKAKKDGSKCEDWRWGPCVPNSKDCGLGYREGTCKDESKKLKCKIPCNWKKKFGADCKYKFESWGGCSAQTGLKTRSGILKKALYNAQCEETVYVTKPCSSKIKSKSKAKKGKGKD; via the exons ATGAAAG GCAGGATGCAGGTTCGGagtctcttcctcctcctggcaCTGATCCTGGTGGCTGCCACCGCCGAGGCTGGCAAGAACAAGAAAG AAAAGGCAAAGAAGGATGGCTCCAAGTGTGAGGACTGGCGCTGGGGACCCTGTGTTCCCAACAGTAAGGACTGCGGCCTGGGCTACCGCGAGGGAACTTGCAAAGATGAGAGTAAGAAGCTCAAGTGCAAGATCCCCTgcaactggaagaagaaatttggag CCGACTGCAAGTACAAGTTTGAGAGCTGGGGAGGTTGTAGTGCTCAGACAGGCCTGAAGACTCGCTCTGGCATCCTGAAGAAAGCCCTGTACAATGCCCAGTGTGAGGAGACTGTCTATGTGACCAAGCCCTGCTCCTCCAAGATCAAGTCGAAGTCCAAAG